The stretch of DNA ATTGTACGCCTTGGTAATCAAAGTCATTATCAACAGCAAGTGAGAAGCGGCAACCTCCAAAATTAAGTTCTTTAACAACTTTATGTGCCGTTGCTTCGCCAGCAACTTCACGCATCATGCTTTCTTCTTCAAGTACGTTTTGCCCGATAAAGCCGAGATCAACAACGCCATCCATAATAAGGCCTGGAATATCGTCATCGCGTACACGTAAAATATCAATTGGCATATTTTCGCTGTGTGCAATTAAACGTTGGGTATTTAAATTAACTTTGATACCACATGCTTTTAGTAGTTTAACCGTCGAGTCACTTAAACGGCCTTTCTTCTGTATTGCGATTCTTAAACGTTGCTCTGACATAGTCATTTTCCTTGCTGTAAAAACTAAAAAACCCTCGGGAGATTGAACTTCCGAGGGTTTATATTTGTTGTTAACCACTGGAAGCACATATAAGCTCTTCCAAGAATAAAAATCCTGAAAGATTAGGTAATATGATGATGGTGTGCTTTCAGAATAACTTTCTTCATGGTGTAAATAATCTCTCAATTTAAGTGTGGTTAGAATATCAATCCCAACATTAAAAGTGAACTGTTTTTTCGCTTTTAACTGTCTTTATTGCTCAGAATTTACCTGATTATCAGTTTGTTGCTCATTTTCTAGCGCTTCAAGTTTAGCGCGCTCTGCTTTTGATACATATTTTGCTTTATTACTAGGGCTTTTCTTCGCATTCATTTTTTTAATACGAGCATTGAGAATTTTGTTTAATTTTTTCTTACGGTTCATGATTATTTCCTAGCTTTGTAAAGATTTGCATTGTAAAGAAGTAGTGGCTAAATACAAGTGAGTTTGTAGGAATATCAAACAACACATTTTGTTAGCGACTTAAATGTTTTCTTATTTTCATCATAAATCATGTGTTTTTACGATGATTATTTATAAAAGGCTGACTTATACTACATTGCTAAAGTTGCACACTTATCATTGAAAAGGAACCAATTATGATCACTAAAAATTTGCCTCTTACCGATATTCATCGTCATCTTGATGGCAACATTCGTATTGAGACAATATTAGAGCTAGGTGAAAAGTTCGCGATGGAGCTACCAGCTAATACCATTGATACACTTCGTCCTTTTGTGCAAATAGTTGAAACTGAACCGAGTCTAGTAGCGTTCTTATCGAAACTAGATTGGGGGGTGGCTGTACTAGGTGATTTAGATGCCTGTCGACGCGTCGCCTATGAAAATGTGGAAGATGCAAAAAACGCACGAATTGATTACGCTGAATTACGCTTTTCACCTTATTACATGGCGATGAAGCACAATTTACCTATCGCAGGAGTCGTAGAAGCGGTTATTGACGGTGTACAGGCTGGATGCCGTGATTTTAACCTTAAAGCAAATCTCATTGGTATTTTAAGTCGTACTTTCGGACAGCAAGCCTGTGCGCAAGAGTTGGCTGGCTTACTTTCGCAAAAGCAACATTTGGTGGCGGTTGATCTCGCGGGTGATGAATTAGGTCAGCCAGGGGAACTGTTCACTGAGCACTTTAAGCAAGTTCGAGATGCAGATTTACAAGTCACTGTACATGCCGGTGAAGCAGCTGGGGCTTCCAGTATGTGGCAGGCAATCAACGAACTGGGGGCTGTGCGTATTGGCCATGGCGTAAAAGCCATTGAAGATCCTAAATTGATGGATTATTTGGCGATGAATAACATTGGTATTGAATCATGCCTTACGTCAAACATTCAAACCAGTACGCTCGCTGATATTAAACAACATCCAATTAAAACATTCCTAGAGCATGGAGTTTTAGCCTCGCTGAATACGGATGATCCTGCTGTTGAAGGTATCGAGCTACCCTATGAATATGAAGTTGCTGCCCCTCAAGCTGGGCTTAGCGTTGACCAAATTCGTCAGGCACAAATTAATGGTTTAGAGATCGCCTTTTTGTCTGCGCAGGAAAAACGAGCTTTACGTGAAATGGCACTGGCAAGATAAGTGAACATAATGCTGACTCATAGAAGCGTTATCATACTTTGAATTAGTGAGTGATGATTTTTAATATACAGAGCTTTTGGGTTGTGTCATTCAAGGCGATTTATCGTGGCAATAACTTCTGATTGTTACGGTAAATTGCCCCCCAAAACCCACAAAATAGGGAGATTGTTTCGTTTTGCTTATCCAGAACTGAGAATATCTATCAAGCTTTACCTCTTCTGGCCGATAATAGAATTATGGTCGCATTTATTGCATGGAGGAGGGTATGAGCCAACATCTAATAACCCAATTTATCAACCGCAGTTACCAATTTAAGCCTTTCAATGATGCTAAGATTGAGAATCATAAACTGAAAAAATATGATTCATCTAATCGCCAAAATAATAGCTCTCCTGAAGATATTGCTGAGAGTACACATGCTTTACAAAAGATCAGAGTAAAATCGAAAGAAGAAGCAGTGCCTGATACAGAATCAAAAATTGATATTACTGTTTAAGCTTTTCAATCTTATTAATATTTCTTAAGTGTCGGTTGCTTGCTTTAATCGGGATTTTAGTTGGGGGCGTCTTTTTTTCTGCGCGTAAATGTCGTAGTGCAAGAATCGGGTGTTTTAATATCATTCTAGGGCCTGCATAACGCATAATTTTTTTAGCTAAGGCTAGTTGCTCTGGTTTGTAACAATGGATTGGACAACGATTACAGGTAGGCTTATTTTGCCCGTAGGGGCAACGATCTAATTTATCATTAGCATAGCTTAGAAACGCCTGACATTCCGAGCATAGTTGATTTTTTTGATGAAAGGCATGGCAATAAATCGTAACCATTGCATGGATTGTTTTGAATTCAAGACCTAACAGTTCGGGTAATGGATGCATTAAGATTCTTCTTATTCACTATAATCTAACGTAGAATACAGGCAATTATACCGTCAGCAAGAGCAGTTACTTTGATCTCATCATTTTTCTCCCCATCGGGTGCGTTAAGTCAAATATTACCTCATTTTATCGCCCGTGAAGCACAAGTTGAAATGTCAGAGGCCGTGGCTTCTGTAATCAAAAGTAAAGATCAGCTAGTCGTTGAAGCTGAAACGGGTACGGGTAAAACTTTTGCTTATCTAGCGCCTGCATTACTCTCCTTTGAAAAAAGTAATGGCTCAAAAATTATTATCTCTACTGGTAGTAAAGCACTGCAGGAACAACTTTATATTAAAGACTTACCTTTGCTTATTAAAGCAACCCAATTCACCGGCACCGTGACGCTATTAAAGGGACGCAGTAATTATCTTTGTAGTGAACGGTTAAATCGTTTTATGCTGGAAAGTAAACATAAAGAGCGCTCGCTTCAGGTTGAATTAGTGAAAATTAAAAATTGGTCACTATCAACAAAAACAGGTGATATCGCTGAAATAGATGATCTTGCAGAAGATGCTTTCATTATTCCTGCTATTACGAGTAATAACGACAATTGCCTTGGACGAGAGTGCCCGAGTTTTGAAGACTGCTTTATTGTTAAGGCGCGTCAAAAAGCGATGCAATCAGATGTGGTTGTGATAAATCACCATCTCTTTTTTGCTGATCTTGCGGTTAAAGAAACAGGGTTTGGTGAGTTAATACCAGAGGCGAGTGCCTACATTTTTGATGAAGCACATCAATTACCTGATATCGCCAGTCTTTATTTTGGAGAGTCTCTTTCCAGTCGCCAGTTGTTAGAGCTTGCCAAAGAGATCGATTTTGTCTATCGCACTGAATTACGTGAGGCAAAACAGATATCTAAAGCTGCCGAGCAGCTTCGGGTTGCAACACTTGATTTTCGCCTTGCCTTCGCTATTGATAAAGGCACGGGAAGTTGGCGTGAAAAGTCGAGTGAGCGCGTGATGCAATTGCATGCACAACGTTTATTACAGATAATGGATTTTTTAAATGAAGTACTGCTCGAGCGACTTGGTAAAAGCGAAGTATTAGATCACTGTTTTGAACGGTTAAATCAATTTACATTGTTGTTTAAAAAACTCAATGCCGTTAACGAAAGTGGTTTTAGTTATTGGTATGATTGCACACGTCAGCACTTCTCTTTGAATATTACCCCTTTGAGTGTGGCAACACGTTTTCAAATAGAGTGTCAAAAAAAGCAAGCAAGCTGGATATTTACCTCGGCGACGCTGTCCGTGAAAGGTAAATTTTCCCATTTTACTGAGTTGTTAGGGCTTCAAGAAAGCCAATGTTTACAATTAAATAGCCCCTTTAATTATGCACAGCAAACGTTGTTTGTCGTACCACGTCTTCTACCTGAACCAGGCACACCGGGTCTTGCTACTAAGTTGGTTGAACAGCTAGCCCCCGTTATTCGCGCCAGTAAAGGACGCTGTTTTTTTCTTTGTACTAGCCATTCTATGATGAATCAGTTAGCTACGGGGTTTCGCCAAACATTAACCATGCCGGTGCTATTACAGGGCGAAAAAAGTAAACAAGCATTACTTGAGGAGTTTGTTGAACACGGTAATGCTTTATTAGTTGCTACAGGCAGTTTTTGGGAAGGGGTTGATGTGCGCGGTCAGGCATTATCTTGCGTGATTATCGATAAAATTCCTTTTAGTTCACCTGAAGAGCCATTATTAAAAGCTCGTATTGAAGATGCACAGTTAAAGGGTAAAGATCCATTTTCCGATGTGCAACTACCACAGGCAGTGATCACTTTTAAACAGGGCATTGGTCGTTTGATTCGTGCTGAGCAAGACAAAGGGGTATTGATTGTCTGTGATAATCGCTTAGTGACACGTAAATATGGTAATCTTTTCTTGAATAGTTTACCGTGCATGCCACGGACTCGCTCACTCGATAATGCGATCTCATTTTTAAAAAATATAGAGTAAACAGGTTTTAAAATGTCTAAAAAATTAAATATATTATGTGTTGATACCTCTACTGAAGCTTGCTCAGTTGCCGTACTAAAACAAAATGAGAGTGAATCCATTATTCACGATAGCTTTATGTTTGCCCCCCGTGAGCACACTACTAAGATATTACCTACTGTAGAATCAGTGTTAGCAGAAGCTAGTTTATCGATCGCTGAGATCGATGTGGTTGCCTATGGCCGGGGTCCTGGTAGTTTTACCGGAGTGAGAATTGGCATCAGTATTGCACAAGGTTTAGCATTTGGCATTGAAAAGCCGATGGTCGGTGTGTCTACTTTACAAGCAATGGCGCAACAGGCATACAAAAAAGATGGTGTTTCAGATGTTTACGCTGCCATTGATGCGCGAATGGGGGAAGTGTATTTTGCACATTATCAATTAATTGGCGAATTAATGACGCTTCAGCGTGAAGAGTTAGTCATCAAACCAGACGAGCTTTTGGCGCTTAACTTAACAGTTGCTAAAAAATCTGCGCTAGTAGGTACTGGATGGCAAGCATATCCTGTACTTTTAGACTATTTTAAGGAAGCAAGTCAATTAGATATTGAGTTTCCCTCTTCACGTTTTATGATGGCGCAAGTGATCGCAGACGTTGAAGCTGGATTAGCAGTACAACCAGAATTAGCAGCACCGGTTTATCTGCGTGATAAAGTGACTTGGAAAAAACTACCTGGACGAGAATAATAACGCATTTTATTGAATTAACTTTTTGGAAAGCGGATGGCAATTGTAAATAACACTGGGTTTATTAATAAACCACTTCACACTCATCAGGTAGGTAAGAGCGCAACCAATAAAAATGTTGCTTCTTCGAATGTGAGTGAAGTGACGCCTGTCGTTAAAAAAGCCAAAGCTGAACAATTTTCTATGGTGCTTTCAGAAAAACAAAAAGATACTCTGCATCAAAGTTTGGGTTATGATCAGCCAAGTCCCAAACAACTCGGTGCAGTACATGCGTATATGCAAGTCGCTGCACAAGAGAAACGAGAATCAGTTATGGAAAGCATGAGTTTTCATTTTGTCGTGTAATTAGTTTTTATTATTTAGGCACTTTTTATGTTTCGTCGTTATATAAACCATCTCTGCGTTATTTTATTTATTTCGCTTTGTAGTTCACCTCTTTTTAGTCAACCCTACTTGGTCAGCCTTAACGAAGAACAAACTGTCCAGTTAGGTAACCTGATATGGAAAAATGAGGGACAACAAAAATTAGCACATTTAACGACCTGGAATGAAAATGAAGATTTTCCTTCGTTAGGTATTGGACATTT from Psychromonas sp. psych-6C06 encodes:
- a CDS encoding DUF2986 domain-containing protein; protein product: MNRKKKLNKILNARIKKMNAKKSPSNKAKYVSKAERAKLEALENEQQTDNQVNSEQ
- the add gene encoding adenosine deaminase — its product is MITKNLPLTDIHRHLDGNIRIETILELGEKFAMELPANTIDTLRPFVQIVETEPSLVAFLSKLDWGVAVLGDLDACRRVAYENVEDAKNARIDYAELRFSPYYMAMKHNLPIAGVVEAVIDGVQAGCRDFNLKANLIGILSRTFGQQACAQELAGLLSQKQHLVAVDLAGDELGQPGELFTEHFKQVRDADLQVTVHAGEAAGASSMWQAINELGAVRIGHGVKAIEDPKLMDYLAMNNIGIESCLTSNIQTSTLADIKQHPIKTFLEHGVLASLNTDDPAVEGIELPYEYEVAAPQAGLSVDQIRQAQINGLEIAFLSAQEKRALREMALAR
- a CDS encoding nitrous oxide-stimulated promoter family protein gives rise to the protein MHPLPELLGLEFKTIHAMVTIYCHAFHQKNQLCSECQAFLSYANDKLDRCPYGQNKPTCNRCPIHCYKPEQLALAKKIMRYAGPRMILKHPILALRHLRAEKKTPPTKIPIKASNRHLRNINKIEKLKQ
- a CDS encoding ATP-dependent DNA helicase; the encoded protein is MISSFFSPSGALSQILPHFIAREAQVEMSEAVASVIKSKDQLVVEAETGTGKTFAYLAPALLSFEKSNGSKIIISTGSKALQEQLYIKDLPLLIKATQFTGTVTLLKGRSNYLCSERLNRFMLESKHKERSLQVELVKIKNWSLSTKTGDIAEIDDLAEDAFIIPAITSNNDNCLGRECPSFEDCFIVKARQKAMQSDVVVINHHLFFADLAVKETGFGELIPEASAYIFDEAHQLPDIASLYFGESLSSRQLLELAKEIDFVYRTELREAKQISKAAEQLRVATLDFRLAFAIDKGTGSWREKSSERVMQLHAQRLLQIMDFLNEVLLERLGKSEVLDHCFERLNQFTLLFKKLNAVNESGFSYWYDCTRQHFSLNITPLSVATRFQIECQKKQASWIFTSATLSVKGKFSHFTELLGLQESQCLQLNSPFNYAQQTLFVVPRLLPEPGTPGLATKLVEQLAPVIRASKGRCFFLCTSHSMMNQLATGFRQTLTMPVLLQGEKSKQALLEEFVEHGNALLVATGSFWEGVDVRGQALSCVIIDKIPFSSPEEPLLKARIEDAQLKGKDPFSDVQLPQAVITFKQGIGRLIRAEQDKGVLIVCDNRLVTRKYGNLFLNSLPCMPRTRSLDNAISFLKNIE
- the tsaB gene encoding tRNA (adenosine(37)-N6)-threonylcarbamoyltransferase complex dimerization subunit type 1 TsaB; the encoded protein is MSKKLNILCVDTSTEACSVAVLKQNESESIIHDSFMFAPREHTTKILPTVESVLAEASLSIAEIDVVAYGRGPGSFTGVRIGISIAQGLAFGIEKPMVGVSTLQAMAQQAYKKDGVSDVYAAIDARMGEVYFAHYQLIGELMTLQREELVIKPDELLALNLTVAKKSALVGTGWQAYPVLLDYFKEASQLDIEFPSSRFMMAQVIADVEAGLAVQPELAAPVYLRDKVTWKKLPGRE